TTGGTTGTTGTAATAGACTCCGTTTCTTTTGTTGTGCTCATCAAAGTTGGCTTGCTGGTGGTTCTTCTTGATTTGGTTGTGACAACTTCATTTGTTGTTGTCAAAGTTATATATCCTGTTGCTGGAGTGTGTCATGTAATTAACGTAAATGTAGGCCTACCCAAACAATATCAACACATACTGTACAAGCATAATATAACATACCCGTGGTTGGCGAGCTTGTGCCATGAAGTGTGGGATGCTTTCTTGCTGTTCTTTCTGTGGTGGATGATGTGAATTGTTGATGAGGCCTTTGGGTCTCttttaaagcaaataaaaaataccagACATTTAAGTCAACAACCTATCTTGGTGAAAGGGTGATgtgtgtgatttaaaaaaaaaaaatactgttaatCCGGTATTGGGGCCAGTTTTACAAACAGCTTGCGCTAGCGCGAACcatcttttggcgttaaaatagtactgtcagacCAAAATAGTACTAGGTACGCACAGagaagaattagcgctgaaaaggcgtggacacaggTATCACAGTTATGATATATGCcatgcgccattatttaacgcccaaaaaaacacgtcttaaactattttgcgcttgaaatggctgcaattattGTTGCTAGGAGGAGGCACCGCAGCGATGAGAGAGTGCGTGGGagaagggagaggatttttttccacacgtaatttatttggaatgcaaGAAGAACATGAAAATATCGTTTtccaagccatgttatttttaatttgcttcaggaaataaaagacgacTTGGAACCCTCAACTAGGAGTCACGCAATACCATGTCTATCAAAACTTCTTGCAACTTCTAGCATTTTTTGGCCTCCGGTTCTTTCCAACGTACTATggcttatttatttctttactcTTTATTTGCAACTGCTCTAATTTGCGCTGCGCTTGGTATATTGCATTGGtcaatatgtaaatgagatgttgtgtCTGTGTTCTTGAATTTGAgtgttgttagtaaatcacccgtAGAAATTTCCCCTCCCATCTGTGCTCTTTTGGAATTGTGCTCTCacactaatttgccctgtttagtttTGCTAATTTTGCCTTGGTGTTGAGGTGCATAAATTATGCACTGCACTTTTCAACAATATATACAGAAAAAACAGGAATTAGGAAAAATGGCACTTACTTGTGGCCACATGTGGCTTTTTGGGATCAGCTGCAAAGAAGAAACATTAAAATCAGTACATTGATAATCTGATATGTTAAGATGAATAAACCAACTTCTAGCCTACATTTCAGAATCATGTCATGTTTACTATCTGTGATTTTCATTTCTAATTACCATTGTCGTGACTGCTAGAAATTGCACTCAATCATTAATTTGTGCCAGTAGTGCAGTGCAAATTGTTATAAGTAATTTTTGTAAGTAAAGCACAGTCTGTATTGAGCCTAAAGGAGGCATGTTTGCACAAAAAGGAATGTTAATTGACTCCGTAAACTGGAAAGTGATGGTTAGTGAATGGTTAGGTTAGACTCAGGGATTACGCTGAGGTACCAAGTACAAACATAGCgttttactgttttaatgaATTCCTCCCTAAGAGTTagaacatatttaaacatagcTTAACGGAAATTTTGTAATCAttatgtttttccaaacctctatgactttttcttgctttttcaaaCATGTCTTACTGTAGGATGACAGCACATTATATACTATGATGAAGATGGCACTTAAATTTGGGAAACAAAAACGTAGAAGTCATGTCCACCAGTTAAGAATTTGTTcctgtaatttattaattaatttgctCATTTTAGCCACAATTTAGCTAAGGTAAAAAAGAGGGGGCAGACATGTCATGTCCAGGGGTCAAGTATCTTTGCAACAAACAAGACTCTTACGTATACACTTGAGAGGAAGGTCAGAGTGCCAGGATGCATTGCCATTTTGTTGTTGAGTGCATCGGATCAGGTTGGATGTTCCTGCTTTCCTTACATAGCCCTCTGCACACTGAATGCGAATACGGGCACCGATGTTATGTGCTGGGTTTGACACAGGTACTGTGTTGTCTGCCAGTTCTGGTATTCCACAGTCACCTGAGACAAAGTAAGAGAATTGTCACTAAAATATCACATAAGAAACTCATGAACACAATCAAATTCACCAACACATttgcagtgtttcccacagactttATGTGTGGCAGCACTTCCCCGGGggaaatatttataatgcaaatacaaaacGGCAGATGGtcatattgaaaatgcaaatccattccctgccagcaggtggcgcttttgGAACTGCAGAAATACAGCGGTTTCCATGGTAAAGGCTGtccacaaagcagcactgtgcTTATGAAAGCTAATTTATCAAGCATAATACGAAAGAtgcaatgaaaatgacatctaaacttttctgaagaTAGTCAGTTCTATTcaaagatacattcatataaaaacacCTGTGCTGCGTTTTGACTTTAAAACGTACAGTTTACTCAACAAagtcaaagccttttggaaaatctgtTTGTGGCAGTCAGTGTAGATATTTTGGCGGGCCgtcacaaataaatcaatgtatgggaaacactgcatTTGCATATGTCAAGATGCACAATCGACCTATTAATGTAAAACAATTGACCTAATAggaaatgtgttaaaaacaaTACGTTTTGTTTGACTTACTAAgaaataatattgtattatattgtatttcaCATTTTGAAATACAATTCAGCTGTCTGGCATCAGGTTAGtggatataaatataaatgacacAAACTGGGTGATCAGAAACTTGGCACACCCACAGTGATAAACTATCCTTTTTGGGTTTGTGTGGCACCTACACTGACAATGTAATGTCAGACCAGACATCAATGCCACAGCCATTAGATAAGTGTTGTTATGCTCTCAATTCACACGCATAAGGGACTTTTTTGGGGCAGTCAGTCTGATGAAAGTGTTTCCTTTGGCTGGTGTGATTACACACCAGAAAAACAAACCCAAGTACATCTGAAAAAATGGCCTGGGGTTCATTTGACATATTATTAGCATCTTTGCTTCTCCTGGTCACAAggaaaatacactgtaaaaagtgctaaattgacttaacttaaaaaaaaattgccccAAAATTATTAAGTcaacttagcactttttacagtgtatgttatTATGTTTTACTATATGGTTAAAAGACATAgttattcaattaaaaat
Above is a genomic segment from Onychostoma macrolepis isolate SWU-2019 unplaced genomic scaffold, ASM1243209v1 Scaffold316, whole genome shotgun sequence containing:
- the il15ra gene encoding interleukin-15 receptor subunit alpha, producing SGDCGIPELADNTVPVSNPAHNIGARIRIQCAEGYVRKAGTSNLIRCTQQQNGNASWHSDLPLKCIPDPKKPHVATKTQRPHQQFTSSTTERTARKHPTLHGTSSPTTATGYITLTTTNEVVTTKSRRTTSKPTLMSTTKETESIT